AAGGCATCATAGTCGGTCTGCTCTGTCACCACACTGGCCGTATTTTGCCCTTGTTTAGGTAATCGACGAGAGACAGAACGGGTCAAATATCCTTTTATATTACGCGAAGTAATGTTAGGGCTAGTAATATCCCAGTTTTGATTGGGAGGGATAAAGGAGTCTTCAAGATGTTCTGGATCTACGAGCGGCAGATAAATACGGTTACCATAGGCAAGGACCCACTCTTTGAGCGGGACAGTTAATCGGTTTGTAAATGTTCCTGAGAGTCGACTGAGACTGTTACCCGTCAGATTAGATGAGAATAATTCTGGTTGTTTTTGCGTCCATTCCGCCAGTAAGCTTTTCGTGCCCCATTTCAGGATCGGAAGGTTCACAATCGACTTTGATTGAGGGGAAAATTCGTAAGCAGGGGCACTCATGGTTCCTTCTGCCGAGCGATACATGCCAGCAAACGTTGTCTCTGGTAGTCCGTTCCAACAGATCTGAGTTGGAACAAGCTTCCTTTTTTCATCCTGCACAGGGATGCTCGACTGAACATCAATCTGATATCGACGCGTTTCAGGGCTATATAGGCTGAGATAAAAGCGTCCACGAAGTTGGCCTTCAGATACATCATAGTCGACAAGATTGAGTTGTGTTGACTGCAGCGAACGACCATTATCGTTTTGAGCCGTAGCCACCCCCCAGACAGCTGCGATCAAAACCATGCTGGGGAATGTAACCCAGGTAATATGTGGCTTCTTCAAAATTCGATGTACCAGAAAATAATCGAGCGGACCAATGAGTAGCAGATAGATGAGAATTAAACTCATCACCCACCAGTGCGACGATCGTTCCGCTTGTGGAAAATTTTGCTGAGAATGAAAAAGCTGTGTTTCTAATTCCGAAATACCGGTTTGGGAAAGCCGTTTTCCGAGCGCAGCTTCCTGTTCATTTGCGGCGACGGGCTGCTTTTTTCGAGTCGCGAGTTTAACACAGAGATTCTCTAAGCCTTCCCAGTTGACTAAAGGGCTGGTATTCAGATCCAAAGCGAGAAAGGTGACAACCCCCAGTCCGAAAGGAACTCTTACCAGAATTGGTCCATTGAGGGAAGAGGCCAGAACTTCTCCCGAATTGATTTCAATTTGAGAAGCAGTGGCTACACCGCGAATCCGTGAACGTACAGCAGCAAATAATTCCAGACTGCTTAACTCACGGACTTTATTTTCCCCGAGGACTTTAACGGGAACCCACTTCGAAAATTCACTTTTCTGATATTTTTCTAAGTCTTGGCCCACACAGAGAACGAGATGGCCTCCATTGGCGACCCAATTCTGTATGGCCCGGTTTTTTTCGGCACTGACAGTATAATCAGAATCAAGAATGAGGGAATCGAGTGAGTCATAGCCATAGTCAGTCTCTGGTAAAAATGACTGGTCAGAAATCAGTGTCGTAAACTGGTTGAGTTTTTTATCAATGGAATCTAGTCCAGCAGGCTCGATTGGATCAAATCCGGAAGTCTTACCGATGATAGCCCAGAGTTCGACCGATTGTTTTAAACCGATTCCCGTAAACTGATTCTGAGTTGACTGCGGTGAGTAGGAGTACTCATGCAATATTGCTTGAGTACCTATATCGCGCAAGCGAATTTTTAACGGACTATCAAGCAATCCGGTTTTAAATTGCGAGTAGAGTTGATAGGTTCCCGGTTTGGGAAATCGGTAGACGTCCGAAGGTACCTCGGTGGAATTTCCATCAGGAGAGAGGGACACCACGGATAACTGTAATTCAATCGGCGCAGTTGTCGTTAGCTCAACTGTAACGGGAACCCATCGTCCAATTTTGTAAAGCCCGTCAAAGCCGACCTGAATTTGTTTAACTTCGCAAGCGCTTTCATCAGCACCTTCAGCAAAAGCATGCTGGTTCACATTGAGCAGAAGCAAAAGCAATGAAAGGATCGTATTGAATTGAGAAAACCGCGATGATTTCATGTGTTTATTCTCTGATTCCATTTGTTCAAATGTTCAATTGGGAATCAGTGTTTGAAATGACGAATCGCTTCTCTTTCGAGATCGTCACGAATTGAAGCGAAATAATAAAATAAGTATAAAATGGTATTATGTCTTGAGCCGAGACGAGGCTCAATGGATTGTCATTACAAATAAAGAGTTTCCATGGATTAACCTGTTCTACATTCAGTTTCAAACCTTTAGATCAGTAAGTAGATCTGCAAATTTCTCCAACGCAATTTTTGGTATCATATGTGGACCTATAAAGTCAGAGAAGTCTACTTCGAATTGATGTTGTTCAAACATCTCTTTTAACCAGATTCCCCCTTCATATGGCAGAATCGGGTCCTGTGTTCCATGGCTCTGTAACACGGGGAACTTCTTTGATTTTTCTGCTAGCGAGATCCATCTTTGTTCACATAGCAAAGTACCAGACCAAATGACCAAGGCGGCCGGAGGTTCCGGCAGGTTTAGGGCCACCTCTGTTGAGACGATTGATCCTTGTGAAAAACCTCCCAGTACAAATTGAGAGAGTGGTAAGCCAGATTCCTTTTGGAGCTCAACAATTAATTCACTCAGTTTTTGTGAGGCTTCCAAAAATCCCTCGGGAGTCTTTGATCTTTGATCTCGGATTTGTCCAGATAGTATAGCAGCATTCAATTTCTCGATATCCAGCATCCACCAGCCACGTCCATCAGGGATTCCTATTTCTAAGGAAGAAAGCGGTGCTGCCGGAAAAACGAATCGAACTCGGTTTTTTAAAGCAGGGTTTCTATTCAATATCTCAGGTCCCAATGGTACTAAGTTATCACCCGGTGCGCCAAAACCATGACTGATGACGGCTATAACTTCCGGGCTTTGGTTCGTGGGTAATTCATCGTAAATCTGGCAGCTAAGTGCACCAATTGTTCTTGTAGTGAGGGGCATTGAATCCTGAATCTCCTAAGGTTCCCATATGGACGGTATGGATCTGTTTAAAAATCGAGAATGGCTATTGTGTCGAAGAACAAATGGTTTCGCAATCGAGTACCATTGATTATCAATGCTAAATCAAGAACAGGAAATGATTTAACTTTTGAGTTCTGAATAGAGGCAATGAGGCATTTGTACTAAACATGTTTTATCGAGTGAATTCCCCGGAGTGTGTTCATAAGTGATTCGATTCAAGGATCATTTTGATGCATTTGTTATCGAAAATGCGGCAGGTGAATAAATGGTCTAAATAAGATCGGCTCAAAGCGGATTGTAATAAGTGATTTTCAACACTTAGTTTAACATTGTCAAATAGAATATACTCTATTTCAGGAACACCTTTTGCATTAGCTCAGAGTAACTTCTCATAAAAGAAATCCAATCAATGAGGATGATTCAGGAGAATGTTCAATTTATCCACATGATAGGGAGATTCATAATGTTTCGGCGAAACAGATCGATAAAAGCACTCGTAATTCTATTGTTTTTAGTGTTCTTACAAAGTGGTTCGTTGTATGCACAGGCAAGAGACCTCGATTTGATTGGGGGAAAGCTCAACCGCGATTCCTTTACACTCTGCCGGGAGATAAGGACAAAATTTCGGGGTATTAGAGGGCAAAGAATACTTTTTGCGAAAGCTTATGAAATTCATGAAATGGCCGATAATATCCACCGGATGGTTCTTCTGAATGCTCCTACCAGAGGCATGGACCAGGCTTTATTGGAATTAAGTCTCTTAGTGGATGATTTGGATCAATCACTTAAAACCATGCCGTTGCCAGTATTCAAAGATCCTGTCACAGTGCCAACCGGACCAAACGGATATATTTTCTATGGTGGAAATGGATATCCACAACCCAATTTTCAATGTGGTATATTCCAGTGCTACGGCCCTCCTTATCGCATGATTTCAGAACAGGCTATGCGCGATGTTTGTGGAATTCTTACTGATATGCAATCTTCAATTAATCAATTACAGGCACACTATTCACTAGGGCTTGAGTTACCTCCAGCGCAAAGATTATTTCCCAGTCCGAATCCCGTTCCACAACTTGATTCAAAG
The Gimesia aquarii DNA segment above includes these coding regions:
- a CDS encoding alpha/beta hydrolase is translated as MPLTTRTIGALSCQIYDELPTNQSPEVIAVISHGFGAPGDNLVPLGPEILNRNPALKNRVRFVFPAAPLSSLEIGIPDGRGWWMLDIEKLNAAILSGQIRDQRSKTPEGFLEASQKLSELIVELQKESGLPLSQFVLGGFSQGSIVSTEVALNLPEPPAALVIWSGTLLCEQRWISLAEKSKKFPVLQSHGTQDPILPYEGGIWLKEMFEQHQFEVDFSDFIGPHMIPKIALEKFADLLTDLKV